One region of Carassius gibelio isolate Cgi1373 ecotype wild population from Czech Republic chromosome A1, carGib1.2-hapl.c, whole genome shotgun sequence genomic DNA includes:
- the LOC127955258 gene encoding ligand-dependent nuclear receptor corepressor-like protein isoform X4: MATQCRSSKCTVERKGFRRELDSWRHKLIHCVGFESILEGIYGPRLLQDLNIFDECEPEAVDDWSVNANCSFCNLQLEKLNDHPAVAVPGSPPPAETPPPQGPSTSDKLQCQADRFLNALFRKKEFPQSCDSSIPLVAQELMRKMIRRFAFEYACKSQAHEGLNGLSDSSELLPHQPDPDGPLDLTISRASQALKDGALDLSKKNASSENETPQRKVSGRPIREDYLDRSSEFAEGLLSKALKDIRSGSLDIHKAAILYGIPQKTLQLQTEALSPERRAGEPPGFGSEAVSPSNDSRLEQSEVRKITLASPEHTELKFPATVTASSYLKQLTLQRMVSQLQEQNNSISPATSPQSPAAGPAVHIRIPQVRFSAQPKAQLDLAGLVDAVYQANKTSDGSAAFHKLKTILPKQGLMESHSGLESRLLQGDLPPLCLNVKNGSVTGSMLDCGDKQPRKKRGRYRQYDHDILEEAIAMVMSGKMSVSKAQSVYGIPHSTLEYKVKERTGTLKTPPKKKLRLAEAATSGSGKSGTTTNASSTAYNQS; encoded by the exons ATGGCGACCCAGTGCCGGAGCTCCAAATGCACGGTCGAAAGAAAAGGATTCCGGAGGGAACTCGACTCATGGCGGCACAAACTCATCCACTGTGTCG GGTTTGAAAGTATTCTGGAGGGCATATATGGACCAAGGCTGCTGCAAGATCTCAATATATTTGATG AGTGTGAACCAGAGGCGGTGGATGATTGGTCCGTGAATGCAAACTGCTCCTTTTGCAACCTGCAGCTAGAGAAACTGAAT GACCATCCTGCAGTGGCTGTTCCTGGCTCGCCACCCCCTGCTGAAACCCCCCCACCTCAGGGCCCGTCCACCTCTGATAAACTCCAGTGCCAAGCAGACCGATTCCTCAATGCTTTATTTCGTAAGAAGG AATTCCCTCAGAGCTGTGATTCCAGTATACCGTTGGTGGCGCAGGAGTTGATGCGCAAGATGATTCGGAGATTCGCCTTCGAGTATGCATGTAAAAGCCAGGCTCACGAGGGCCTGAATGGCCTGAGCGACAGCTCTGAGCTTCTCCCTCATCAACCAGATCCTGACGGGCCTCTGGACCTCACCATCAGCCGAGCTTCTCAGGCCCTGAAAG ATGGAGCACTTGACCTCTCTAAGAAAAACGCATCGTCGGAAAATGAAACTCCTCAACGAAAGGTTTCAGG GAGACCAATCAGAGAGGACTATTTGGATCGCAGCTCTGAGTTTGCAGAAGGTTTGCTCTCGAAAGCTTTGAAAGATATTCGGTCCGGATCACTGGACATTCACAAAGCAGCCATACTATACGGGATACCTCAGAAAACCTTACAGCTCCAGACAGAGGCCTTATCACCAGAGCGGAGGGCAGGGGAGCCACCCGGTTTTGGCTCGGAGGCGGTGAGCCCAAGCAACGACTCTCGACTCGAGCAATCCGAAGTAAGAAAAATTACATTAGCATCACCAGAGCACACCGAGCTGAAGTTCCCAGCAACCGTGACCGCCTCGTCATACCTTAAACAGTTAACCTTGCAGAGGATGGTCTCGCAGCTCCAGGAGCAGAACAACAGCATCTCGCCAGCCACATCTCCTCAGAGTCCTGCCGCTGGGCCAGCTGTACACATCCGAATCCCTCAGGTACGCTTCAGTGCTCAGCCCAAAGCCCAGCTGGATCTGGCCGGCCTGGTGGATGCTGTGTATCAAGCCAACAAAACCTCCGACGGCTCCGCTGCTTTCCACAAGCTGAAGACCATTCTCCCTAAACAGGGCTTGATGGAAAGCCACTCGGGCCTTGAGTCACGTCTCCTCCAGGGCGACCTGCCTCCACTGTGTCTGAACGTGAAGAACGGGAGCGTCACCGGAAGCATGCTTGACTGTGGAGACAAGCAGCCACGGAAAAAGCGGGGCCGTTATCGCCAATATGACCACGATATCCTAGAGGAGGCCATAGCCATGGTGATGAGTGGGAAGATGAGCGTGTCGAAAGCTCAGAGCGTCTATGGGATTCCACACAGCACACTTGAGTACAAAGTCAAAGAGCGCACCGGCACGCTCAAGACCCCACCAAAAAAGAAGCTCCGCCTTGCTGAAGCGGCAACCTCAGGCTCTGGAAAGTCAGGGACAACAACCAACGCCTCATCTACTGCCTACAACCAGTCTTAA
- the LOC127955258 gene encoding ligand-dependent nuclear receptor corepressor-like protein isoform X3, which produces MATQCRSSKCTVERKGFRRELDSWRHKLIHCVGFESILEGIYGPRLLQDLNIFDECEPEAVDDWSVNANCSFCNLQLEKLNDHPAVAVPGSPPPAETPPPQGPSTSDKLQCQADRFLNALFRKKEFPQSCDSSIPLVAQELMRKMIRRFAFEYACKSQAHEGLNGLSDSSELLPHQPDPDGPLDLTISRASQALKVDGALDLSKKNASSENETPQRKVSGRPIREDYLDRSSEFAEGLLSKALKDIRSGSLDIHKAAILYGIPQKTLQLQTEALSPERRAGEPPGFGSEAVSPSNDSRLEQSEVRKITLASPEHTELKFPATVTASSYLKQLTLQRMVSQLQEQNNSISPATSPQSPAAGPAVHIRIPQVRFSAQPKAQLDLAGLVDAVYQANKTSDGSAAFHKLKTILPKQGLMESHSGLESRLLQGDLPPLCLNVKNGSVTGSMLDCGDKQPRKKRGRYRQYDHDILEEAIAMVMSGKMSVSKAQSVYGIPHSTLEYKVKERTGTLKTPPKKKLRLAEAATSGSGKSGTTTNASSTAYNQS; this is translated from the exons ATGGCGACCCAGTGCCGGAGCTCCAAATGCACGGTCGAAAGAAAAGGATTCCGGAGGGAACTCGACTCATGGCGGCACAAACTCATCCACTGTGTCG GGTTTGAAAGTATTCTGGAGGGCATATATGGACCAAGGCTGCTGCAAGATCTCAATATATTTGATG AGTGTGAACCAGAGGCGGTGGATGATTGGTCCGTGAATGCAAACTGCTCCTTTTGCAACCTGCAGCTAGAGAAACTGAAT GACCATCCTGCAGTGGCTGTTCCTGGCTCGCCACCCCCTGCTGAAACCCCCCCACCTCAGGGCCCGTCCACCTCTGATAAACTCCAGTGCCAAGCAGACCGATTCCTCAATGCTTTATTTCGTAAGAAGG AATTCCCTCAGAGCTGTGATTCCAGTATACCGTTGGTGGCGCAGGAGTTGATGCGCAAGATGATTCGGAGATTCGCCTTCGAGTATGCATGTAAAAGCCAGGCTCACGAGGGCCTGAATGGCCTGAGCGACAGCTCTGAGCTTCTCCCTCATCAACCAGATCCTGACGGGCCTCTGGACCTCACCATCAGCCGAGCTTCTCAGGCCCTGAAAG TAGATGGAGCACTTGACCTCTCTAAGAAAAACGCATCGTCGGAAAATGAAACTCCTCAACGAAAGGTTTCAGG GAGACCAATCAGAGAGGACTATTTGGATCGCAGCTCTGAGTTTGCAGAAGGTTTGCTCTCGAAAGCTTTGAAAGATATTCGGTCCGGATCACTGGACATTCACAAAGCAGCCATACTATACGGGATACCTCAGAAAACCTTACAGCTCCAGACAGAGGCCTTATCACCAGAGCGGAGGGCAGGGGAGCCACCCGGTTTTGGCTCGGAGGCGGTGAGCCCAAGCAACGACTCTCGACTCGAGCAATCCGAAGTAAGAAAAATTACATTAGCATCACCAGAGCACACCGAGCTGAAGTTCCCAGCAACCGTGACCGCCTCGTCATACCTTAAACAGTTAACCTTGCAGAGGATGGTCTCGCAGCTCCAGGAGCAGAACAACAGCATCTCGCCAGCCACATCTCCTCAGAGTCCTGCCGCTGGGCCAGCTGTACACATCCGAATCCCTCAGGTACGCTTCAGTGCTCAGCCCAAAGCCCAGCTGGATCTGGCCGGCCTGGTGGATGCTGTGTATCAAGCCAACAAAACCTCCGACGGCTCCGCTGCTTTCCACAAGCTGAAGACCATTCTCCCTAAACAGGGCTTGATGGAAAGCCACTCGGGCCTTGAGTCACGTCTCCTCCAGGGCGACCTGCCTCCACTGTGTCTGAACGTGAAGAACGGGAGCGTCACCGGAAGCATGCTTGACTGTGGAGACAAGCAGCCACGGAAAAAGCGGGGCCGTTATCGCCAATATGACCACGATATCCTAGAGGAGGCCATAGCCATGGTGATGAGTGGGAAGATGAGCGTGTCGAAAGCTCAGAGCGTCTATGGGATTCCACACAGCACACTTGAGTACAAAGTCAAAGAGCGCACCGGCACGCTCAAGACCCCACCAAAAAAGAAGCTCCGCCTTGCTGAAGCGGCAACCTCAGGCTCTGGAAAGTCAGGGACAACAACCAACGCCTCATCTACTGCCTACAACCAGTCTTAA